Genomic window (Cloacibacillus sp. An23):
GTAAGCATCGGAATCAAAGCTCCGCCGCATACTCCGTTGTTGGAAGCTTCGGAAGCTATAATCCCGTCTACGTTTCCTTTGCCGAACGTCTCTGGCTCCTTTGAAAAACGTTTTGCTTGGTCGTATGCCAGGAACGCCGCGATATTGCCGCCGGTTGCCGGTATGATTCCTATCAGTGTCCCGATTAGGCTTGATCGTATGATATTGACTTTGTGCGCGAATTGTTCTTTAAAGGGGGGGACGATATTTTTAATCGTGAGATCCTTGGCGCTTAATTTCTCGTTATCTTTATCCAGGCAGCTGTTTAGAATTTGCGGAATGGAATACAATCCTATAAGTGCGGAGACGACGCTGATTCCCCCCATAAGGTTGATACTGCCGAAAGTGAACCGCAAATCTCCCCAGATTGGGTCTACGCCGACGAAAGACAACGAAACGCCTATGAAACCTGCGATTATGCCTTTCATTATCGAATCGCCCGATACTGCCGCGATGATGGATAATCCAAAGAACGCCAGCGCCGCATATTCGGGAGCACCAAAGCCTGTGCATATTTTTGCGAGCATGGGGGCGATAGTGACCAATAGCATCCAGCTTATTATGCTTCCCCAGCCGGATGAAAAAGCCGCCCAGCCAAGCGCTCTCGCAGCCTTACCCTGTACTGCCATCGGATGCCCGTCGATAGTCGTGACGACGGAAGACGGCGTCCCCGGTATATTGATAAGAATCGCAGAAACAGCCCCTCCGGCAATGCCGCCTATATATGCGCCTATAAGCATACTGATTGCGACGACGGGTTCAAGATAAAACGTGAGTGGAATCAGCAATGCGACCGCCATAGTGGCGCTGAGCCCCGGCAATGCCCCAAAGACAAGTCCGAGAAACGTCCCTAAGAGTATCCACAATAACGCTTTGATATTTATAAGTATATCAAGCGCGCCGCCGAGTAGTGTCAGTAAATCCATTGTCATGCCTCCAAACTTATAAGACCGCTGAATTTAGTAAAGGAAATACTCAAGCAGAGGTTCCGGGAAATCGACTTTGAAAAACATACCAAATACTATGTTCATGAATACGGCGACGCCGAGCGCCGTAATAAATGTTTTGGGCATGGAACATGACGGACGAAGCATCTGGGAGACAAAAGCTACAAAAACCACGGTGCTGATGCTGAATCCGGCCAAGTTCCAGCAGAAGGCATAGATTATGATAGATAGGAGGGTTATGTATACTTTTATGTGTGTCTTACCGGCTTCGGTGCCGCCGGTACTTTTCTTGCCTGCTATATAATTTATAAACAGCTTTAGGGCGCAGAGCAGCATCGTTATGATGAATATCCAGCTCGGAAACGTCATCGATGCCGTGTCGCCGCCGCTGGAATAGGATGGACTTGTCTTCGCTATGTATAATAAGTAAGCGAATACGGCAAACAACATACTCAATACGACATTTTCAAAGAAGAATGCACTTTTTCTTGCGTTCATTACGAATCCTCCAAGTTACTAGCCGTAGCAATAAGTTGTGTACTACGGCTAGTATTTGTAAAAATTGACTTATTTTGTAAATATGTCTTTGCTCGCTTTTTCCAGGCCTTCGCTGACTTCTTTAAAGTATTCCACGAATTCTTCTCCGGAAATCGGATTTATGACTATTCCAACGGAGTCTGCAAATTTCTTATAATCGTCAGACTTTATTACTCCTGTAAACATTTCTACGATTTTAGCCTGAATTGCCGGATCGATCTTCTTCGGGCCCATCAGGTAGGCCATCTGCTGGATATTTCCAAGCCTAAATACGTCATATCCTAGGGACTCAAACGTCGGAACTTCCGGCAAAAGAGGAATGCCGTTTTTGTTGAAGACACCGACGATCTTGAGCTCTCCGGCTTTGATCTGGTTCATTACTTCGCTGGGCTTTAGGATTCCGCAGTCGACGTGTCCTCCGATAAGCTCGGCAACGACGCGTGACCCACCGTCGAAAGCTATAAAGTTGAATTGGGCTCCTATCTTTTCCTGCAGCAGAGTAGCGTATGCCTGGTTTACGTTATTGGAACCGGGGATGCCGACCGAGATTTGCCCCGACGCTGCTTTTGCCGCGTTGATAACGTCCTGTGCAGAAGCGTACTTTCCGTTGTTTTTGATGACCATGCACACGGGTTCTTCTGCGATCCCCATCATGTTTGCGGCGGAATCAAGCGGAGCCGCGACTCTTCCCTGAGCGACGAGCGCGATGTATGAACTGGTCGCTATGCCGAGCGTATATCCGTCAGGGCGTGCGTTCTGAGCCTCTAATATGCCGACCGCGGAGCCGCCGCCGGGGACGTTTTTGACTACGATATCCACATCGTACATTTTTTTGAAGACAGGCTGCATAGCGCGGGCCATTAAGTCGTTTGTCCCGCCGGGGTTCCAAGGCACCACGATAGTAATTTCTTTTTTCGGATAGTCCGAAACGGCGTCAGCATAAGCTTTTGCAATGCCGTTGGAGGAGATCATGAGCAACGCAAGCGCCAAGATTCCAAGTAACTTTTTCATAACATAACACCTCTCTGTTTTAATCTGTATTTTTCTCTACAGTTTTCTTAATGTTGTTGATGTGGACGTACATTGCAGCTTCCGCCGCCTTTACGTCTCTATCGACCAACGCCGCGATAATGTTCCCCATTTCAGACATAGTCCCGCGCTTTCTTTCGTTATGTCCCATCATGTTGGCGACTTGTATACGCCTTATGATGGGTGAATAAGAATGAATTATCTGTGGGACCATCTCGTTGCCGCACGCGTTGTAAATAGCGTTGTGCATTCTGTCGTCAAGGTCATAAATCGCGTTTACCGTCTCCGGTGAATCGTCGTCAAGTTTTTTCCATAACCGTTGATAATCCTCCATTAATTTTGCTGAGATTGATGGATCTATGTTTTCTACAGCTAATCTCACCGCATACGTTTCCAACAGGAGCCTGATGTCGCAGACGTCTTTGCCTTGTTTCACGGAGAGCTCGCATACGATAGTCCCGTATTGCGGGCGGCTTATCAAAAGCCCCTCCTGCGCAAGCCGGGTGATTCCCTTGCGTGTAGAGTCTCTGCTGACGCCGTACCGCTCCGCGATCTTAGCTTCTGATAACTTTTCCCCAGGTTTATAATATAGATTTACGATGTCCTCTTTCAAACGTTCATAGATAAAGTCCGACCGAGTCTTGCTTGTGATTTGTTCAGCGTTGTTCATTCTCATCTCCCCAATTCTTCAGCAATTTGTAACAAGCGGTTGTATTTTACGTTTCGCTCCGCTCTAACCGGAGAGCCGAGCTTAATTTGACGCGCGTTGACCGCAACTGCCAAGTCTGCAATAAAATCGTCCGTCGTCTCTCCTGAGCGCAGGGAGACTATCACGTCCATATCGTGTTTCTGGGCGAACTCGGCTGCAGTGATGGCTTCTGAAACGCTGCCGATTTGGTTGATTTTCAGCAACAGACCGTTCGCAACAGTGTGATATTCACGCAGCCTTGCAATGTTGGACGCGAATAAATCGTCTCCGACATTTTGGACGCCAGGCAGCCTGCTCCGCAGGGCGGCGAACCCGTCGATGTCGTCTTCGTGGAAGGCGTCTTCTATGTATGTCAGCGGATATTTCTTACAAAGATCTGCGTAGTAATCAGTAAGCTCGTCTCTGCCGAATACTTTATTAAACCGGTATGTCTGCGTCGCCTTATCGTATGATTCCGATGCGGCGACATCAAGTCCTAATGTAACTTTCCCTTCATAGCCGCATTCCCTGACGCTTTGAAGCATCCATTTGAATGCCTCCTCGGTAGACTTTAGCGGCGCGGCCAGAGCTCCGCCGTCTTCCGGTATCACACCGTATTGTTCCGTCAATTTTTTCTGTAAGTGAGCCCTAAGAGTAACTAACGCTTC
Coding sequences:
- a CDS encoding tripartite tricarboxylate transporter permease yields the protein MDLLTLLGGALDILINIKALLWILLGTFLGLVFGALPGLSATMAVALLIPLTFYLEPVVAISMLIGAYIGGIAGGAVSAILINIPGTPSSVVTTIDGHPMAVQGKAARALGWAAFSSGWGSIISWMLLVTIAPMLAKICTGFGAPEYAALAFFGLSIIAAVSGDSIMKGIIAGFIGVSLSFVGVDPIWGDLRFTFGSINLMGGISVVSALIGLYSIPQILNSCLDKDNEKLSAKDLTIKNIVPPFKEQFAHKVNIIRSSLIGTLIGIIPATGGNIAAFLAYDQAKRFSKEPETFGKGNVDGIIASEASNNGVCGGALIPMLTLGIPGDSVTAVLLGGLMIHGIQPGPMLFSDSPAFIGGIFTAVFIATMYMVLLQIFGIKIFVKTLNVPVNYLNAILVVLSLVGSYAIRQNFFDVILTLFFGVVGYILTKAKFPSAPIVLGLVLGSMFEGEFRRALKLGGGSISIFFERPIALVIIILAFAIIISTLWKSLKKETSAA
- a CDS encoding tripartite tricarboxylate transporter TctB family protein, with protein sequence MNARKSAFFFENVVLSMLFAVFAYLLYIAKTSPSYSSGGDTASMTFPSWIFIITMLLCALKLFINYIAGKKSTGGTEAGKTHIKVYITLLSIIIYAFCWNLAGFSISTVVFVAFVSQMLRPSCSMPKTFITALGVAVFMNIVFGMFFKVDFPEPLLEYFLY
- a CDS encoding tripartite tricarboxylate transporter substrate binding protein — translated: MKKLLGILALALLMISSNGIAKAYADAVSDYPKKEITIVVPWNPGGTNDLMARAMQPVFKKMYDVDIVVKNVPGGGSAVGILEAQNARPDGYTLGIATSSYIALVAQGRVAAPLDSAANMMGIAEEPVCMVIKNNGKYASAQDVINAAKAASGQISVGIPGSNNVNQAYATLLQEKIGAQFNFIAFDGGSRVVAELIGGHVDCGILKPSEVMNQIKAGELKIVGVFNKNGIPLLPEVPTFESLGYDVFRLGNIQQMAYLMGPKKIDPAIQAKIVEMFTGVIKSDDYKKFADSVGIVINPISGEEFVEYFKEVSEGLEKASKDIFTK
- a CDS encoding GntR family transcriptional regulator, with the protein product MNNAEQITSKTRSDFIYERLKEDIVNLYYKPGEKLSEAKIAERYGVSRDSTRKGITRLAQEGLLISRPQYGTIVCELSVKQGKDVCDIRLLLETYAVRLAVENIDPSISAKLMEDYQRLWKKLDDDSPETVNAIYDLDDRMHNAIYNACGNEMVPQIIHSYSPIIRRIQVANMMGHNERKRGTMSEMGNIIAALVDRDVKAAEAAMYVHINNIKKTVEKNTD